From Diadema setosum chromosome 5, eeDiaSeto1, whole genome shotgun sequence, the proteins below share one genomic window:
- the LOC140228271 gene encoding uncharacterized protein, which translates to MVASLESIIDSLLQGHVESSMGDIHHILTNPEEVSGLQEFSNLIQEAARQEQVQRAHARDVVAAYASMKDDIQTSIAEDKSGDVVGEEITALQDLHQKALQDTEATSQQCEALKVKRDAVASKQSELSSMRETVKEDTTQVLPKTRYNVSLYSCITGVKWDYDSKPDEVKGYVSTSKDVRPFSLDSKQHSRFFITNYLWDLVAAASEAN; encoded by the exons ATGGTTGCATCTCTGGAGAGCATCATTGACTCCCTCCTGCAAGGGCATGTGGAGTCCTCCATGGGTGACATCCATCACATCCTGACCAATCCTGAAGAGGTCAGCGGTCTCCAAGAGTTCAGTAACCTTATTCAGGAGGCTGCCAGGCAGGAGCAGGTTCAAAGGGCACATGCTAGAGATGTTGTTGCTG CTTATGCGTCTATGAAGGATGACATTCAAACATCAATAGCTGAGGACAAGTCAGGGGATGTCGTAGGGGAGGAGATAACCGCACTCCAGGACCTGCATCAGAAAGCGTTACAAGACACTGAGGCCACGAGTCAGCAGTGCGA AGCACTGAAGGTGAAGCGGGATGCTGTTGCAAGCAAGCAGAGTGAACTGAGTTCCATGAGGGAGACAGTGAAAGAAGATACCACACAGGTTCTTCCAAAGACAAG GTATAATGTGAGTCTCTACAGCTGCATTACAGGAGTGAAATGGGACTATGACAGCAAACCAGATGAAGTCAAGGGCT ATGTGAGTACATCCAAGGATGTGCGACCATTCTCACTGGACAGCAAGCAGCATTCAAGATTCTTCATCACAAACTATTTATGGGACCTCGTTGCGGCGGCCTCTGAAGCAAACTAG